One window from the genome of Pseudomonadota bacterium encodes:
- a CDS encoding RimK family alpha-L-glutamate ligase → MECWILYDGEAESSGPGAYEVRRFIEAGKRQNINVTVFRPEQFELVVTQDDRDSILVNGQVAQLPDFILPRISGHVNYFTLAVIRHLERLGVQAFNGSETIDAVKDKLHTQQILAENNIPVPATMLAKFPCDTEIVERIFDFPLVVKTLVGTHGNGVFLCETKEKLEDIMELLKETKPDIQMIFQEFISYSHGRDLRVFVIDGEAVAAMQRTAQDGSFKANASRGAKVEQYPMNDEIRQLAIDSARTLNLDIAGVDILFDGQGGYKICEANVAPDFRALESCCNVSIADEILSSIARRLKKQKGEDTVFSFPALARQQVS, encoded by the coding sequence ATGGAATGCTGGATCCTTTACGACGGTGAGGCCGAATCTTCAGGGCCTGGTGCCTATGAGGTCAGACGGTTCATCGAGGCAGGCAAGAGACAGAACATCAATGTGACGGTTTTCCGTCCTGAACAGTTCGAGCTTGTCGTAACGCAGGACGACCGCGACAGTATTCTTGTCAATGGTCAGGTTGCCCAGCTTCCCGATTTTATCCTGCCGCGCATCAGCGGCCATGTAAATTACTTTACGCTTGCGGTTATCCGCCATCTTGAGCGGCTTGGCGTGCAGGCTTTCAACGGTTCTGAAACCATTGATGCGGTGAAAGACAAACTTCACACACAGCAGATTCTCGCAGAAAACAACATCCCCGTTCCGGCAACGATGCTGGCGAAGTTCCCTTGTGATACGGAGATTGTCGAGCGTATTTTTGACTTCCCGCTTGTGGTGAAAACCCTGGTCGGAACGCATGGCAACGGTGTGTTCCTATGCGAAACCAAAGAAAAACTTGAAGATATTATGGAGCTTTTGAAAGAAACAAAGCCCGATATTCAAATGATCTTCCAGGAATTTATTTCCTATAGCCATGGCCGTGATCTGCGTGTTTTCGTGATTGACGGCGAAGCGGTTGCCGCGATGCAGCGGACGGCGCAGGACGGTAGCTTCAAAGCCAATGCTTCGCGCGGTGCCAAAGTGGAACAATATCCGATGAATGACGAGATTCGCCAATTGGCCATCGACAGCGCCCGCACCCTTAATCTGGATATTGCCGGTGTTGATATTCTGTTTGACGGGCAGGGCGGCTATAAAATCTGTGAAGCTAATGTCGCTCCTGATTTCCGCGCTCTTGAATCCTGCTGCAATGTCAGCATCGCGGATGAAATCCTGTCCTCCATCGCGCGCCGCCTGAAAAAGCAAAAAGGCGAGGACACTGTTTTTAGCTTTCCCGCTCTTGCCAGACAGCAAGTTTCCTAG